The proteins below come from a single Acidobacteriota bacterium genomic window:
- a CDS encoding single-stranded DNA-binding protein: protein MLNKTQLIGRLGKDPETLATPGGNTLTRFSLATDTRWTDKDGRKQSRTEWHSVTAWGSLAEICAAHLRKGRLVYVEGRLQTRQWEDAEGNRRHSTGIVIHDLKMLEPRQPVEAPVPEPSGEEIPF from the coding sequence ATGTTGAACAAGACCCAACTCATCGGCCGGCTCGGGAAGGACCCCGAAACCCTCGCCACCCCGGGCGGGAACACCCTCACCCGCTTCTCCCTGGCCACCGACACCCGGTGGACCGACAAGGACGGCCGGAAGCAGAGCCGCACCGAGTGGCACAGCGTGACGGCCTGGGGGAGCCTGGCGGAGATCTGCGCCGCCCACCTGCGGAAAGGGCGCCTCGTCTACGTGGAGGGACGCCTGCAGACCCGCCAGTGGGAGGACGCCGAGGGCAACCGCCGCCACTCCACCGGCATCGTGATCCACGACCTGAAGATGCTCGAGCCCCGGCAGCCGGTGGAGGCGCCCGTGCCGGAACCGTCCGGCGAGGAGATCCCGTTCTAG